The nucleotide sequence GCTAGCTAAAAGCATTCCTCCGGGATGCTCTGCAGCGCCGGCGACCAGCGGCCCCGGCGCCTTCCGGCCGCAGCCACCACGTCGGCGGCCGCGGCCTGCTGCTTCTTGGCGTGCTGGCGCTTCAGCGCTTTGACGAGCTGCTCCAGCGCCGGCGGCAGCGCGGCGAAGGCGCCGCCGCCCCCGGCGGCGACGGCCGCTGCCACCTGCTTCAGCTGCTGCTTGCTGAGCACGATCTTGACGCGCATCGCACCCGCGCCGCCCTcgtcggccacggccacggcgtcGGCGCCGACGCTCTCCCCCGTAGACTGCTCGATGGCCGTGACCGTCTTGGTGTCCAAATGCAGCCGCGGGCACCTCACCAGCTTCCGCCCGTCCCTCCTGCTACACGTCGCCGGCGCGGCAGCAGCCTCCAGCTCCATGGATCCGATCTGATGATCTGTTTGCCTCTCGCTCTTGCTTCCTCAGCTAAGctctctcctcgactcctcctgGTCTCTAGTTGTTGTAACGCCAGTAGCTAGAGAACAAGGGACGAATATATGTAACACCCTGTGCGTGTCCAAAGCTAGGGTTTTTATATAGAGGGAAGAGGGGTTTACGAGTGAGACAGATCAGAGGTGACTGTCTATGTAAAGATCGGAAAGGGACGCAACAGGTGGAATCTTTTTCCCATTTTCCACGGGATTAGTTAGTTCGATCGGTTGTTTAAATACTGCGGATATATACAGATGTACTAATGGTACTTGCTGCAGCGTGTCAAACTCGAACCCTACGGACGATGCATGGGCAGTCGGCGGGCCCCACGCGTCACATGCCACTGGGAGAATTTCTGAAGACTAGCACCAGTGCGTCGTCCCTGCGGGTCTGATCTGGATTTCCCGTCAGACTCATGTGCCATCTCGCGAGCAAAAACGCTAGCACTATGATGCATCCCACAGGACAGAAGCATATATAGCTTTTATGGTATGATTAccagatctctctctctcttcccttcCTATGCCTACAATTGCAGAAGTGATTATTTGATGTATGTacacagcctgttcggctggctgagctggatcgtggattatttactgttggctggtttggtgtaagagaaaaatactattccagcttataatccac is from Miscanthus floridulus cultivar M001 chromosome 7, ASM1932011v1, whole genome shotgun sequence and encodes:
- the LOC136464077 gene encoding uncharacterized protein; this encodes MELEAAAAPATCSRRDGRKLVRCPRLHLDTKTVTAIEQSTGESVGADAVAVADEGGAGAMRVKIVLSKQQLKQVAAAVAAGGGGAFAALPPALEQLVKALKRQHAKKQQAAAADVVAAAGRRRGRWSPALQSIPEECF